The genomic segment TTGCATGACGGCAAGCTGTGGGTCATTGATGCCAAGGGTGGCAAGGCTGGAATCAGCATTGCCGATGTCGGCCAGTCCAATGGCGTGATCCACGTGATCGACACGGTGTTGATGCCGAAGTAACCACGACTGTATCCGCGGCAGTCGCGTACGGCGGCTGCCGCTGTTGTGAGAGAAGACCCGGCTATGGACGGCCGCACCCTTTGACCGGTAGCGATGGTCGTTGCCCCCGATTGTTGAAGCCTGCCACGATCACTCGGTCCAGGCGGTCGTGGAGCATCTGCCGGCTGTAGAACGGTCGCCAGATCGGCAACGTCCACTGAATGCGTCCAGCAATGGCGACTCACCGCGAGATGGGGTGAGGGGTTGCCCGGGCGCGAGAGGTCAGGATGGCCTGACTTCCCTGCATACCAGTTCCGCCAATTCGCGGCACGCGAAAAACAGGCCCTCAACAACCCCTTCATCCAGATGGCGGTCGGGCGTGGCCGTGGATTCGCAGCGACTGGCCGCATGCAGCATCTCCACTGCGGTCAGCATGCCCACCGCCGCGCGGTCGATCCTGGCCAAGGACTGACGGCGGCCGTCTGACAGGTTCTCTTCCGGCCACAGCATGCCATCGGACCCTTCGCCATCGCGGATGCGCTTCAGGCAGCCCTGGAAGGTGCTGAGGTCAAAGGCGGGGTTGTCGTCGTCGTTGGTGGGTTCATCGACGGGGAATGGCGGAATCTTGCGAGTGGTCATGGCGTCGGCTTCCGTGGCTGTACTTGACACTGCCACCGCGCGGAAGTCCGCGACCATGGAGACAGCTTCACGGAGCGCCTGTCTAGTTTCAGGCTTCGTCCAGTCGATCTCGTATACCGAACGCGGCAGACTCTGCCGGCCCTCCGGGTCCGTGAACTTATAGGGATTCCCATTGGCATACCGATACCGGTTGAAGTGCCCCACAGGCTGGTCATACGCCGTCACCGGATCGACCGACAGGAACACACCCAACTGCGGATCCATATACCGCTGCTTTTAGTTGACGTACGGGGCTGGGACTACCCATAACGGCACCGCTGTCCACAGATTCAAGCCACCAATACATCGACGACTGGAAACGCGAAGAATTTGAGATAGGGGGCTGGCTCAATACTGAAATCAGCCGACTCCACCCTCCAATTGTTTGGATCCCCTAAGAAAATCGCACCTCGGCGACCGTACAATTCATCGCGCAGCAGACGATCAAGGCCATCCATGTCTGCGTCAGCGAGAAAGCGCTCAATCATTCGCTTCTCCTTCGCAAGAATATTGATCACGAAGTAGACCCTATCCTGCAAGGGCTTACTGAAGTCTGCCTCCACGCAGATTGCGTATAGGTATCTACCACCATCTTCCATCACTTGCTGCAACTCACCGTCGTACCATTCCACAAGCAATTCGATCTTCATTTGTAAACCTCATTAAACTTCTGAGCCACTTTCTCCGTTACTGGCTTGGGGAGTTCCACAGTATGGTGGTTCGGATTGTTCCCGGTTTGAGGTGTATTGAACGCGCTCTTTGCCTCCGCCTGATCGGCAACCCGGTTTTTGAGTCTATCTGCCGCACTCACCCTCTCCTGCGCTTTGACCGAAACCCCATGCGGGAACCCGGCCTTCTCCGCCTTGACGGCTTGAGCTGCAAGCGATTCAGCGCTCTCTGCGCCCTTTCCAAATCGGACAAAGAACCCTGCCGCCTTGACTCCGCTCTTTCCACCCGGGGCACGAGACATCACCGCGCCCACAATCATGCCCTTGAAATCGCCATTCAAGGCGTCTGCGACAGTCCCCAACGGGCTTCCGATCGTGTTCAGGACCCGACTTGGCTCCCCTTTCCACGCCTGTTCAAACTCAGCCTCCGTCATGCACGCCCCCGTGCTTGTATAGCAGCGGCCGTCAGGGTCCTTGAACCTGTATGGGTTGCTCGCAGCGTAACGATAGCGATTGAACATTCCGACAGGATTCTCGTGAGCCGTCACCGGGTCCACAGATAGGAACATCCCCAGCAGCGGATCCATGTACCGCTGCTGCATCTGCACCAGCCCGGTCTCACCATCCATCACATGCCCGGTGTACCCAGGGCCATCCACCACCTTGCCGATGGGCGCGCCATACGGCTCGTAATGAGTACGCTCGATCACGTTGCCGGAAGCATCCGTACTGGCAACCGGGCTTCCCAGCGCATCGGTGTGCAGGTAGGTGATCTTGGCCTCTGCGTCACCGTAGTCGCGGCGCGCGATCAGGCTGCCGGCCAGATGGACGTACTCATGCCACAGTCCCTTTCGTTCATCGCGCTGGAATACCAGCCTGCCGTCCTGAGAGTACTGGGAAAGTACATTTCCCTTAGTAGGCGAGTATGCAAGGATCCGCCTGCCCAGCGCGTCGTAGCGATAGGTCTCTTTGCCAGTCACCTCGCGCAACCGATTGCCGAAGTCGAAGCTGTGGTTGAGGCCATTCTTCAACTTAAGGTTGCCCTGCACGTCATAGCTCAGGCCGATGAGCGTGTTGCCCGCACCATCCCGCACATTGGTAAGGCGGTTGTGCGCGTCGTACCAGTAGCGATGGTCTTTGACACTTGGTCGCGGGCCTGAACAAGTGACAGATGTTCGACCGAACCTAAGGTACGACGCCTACCGTGCGCCCAGGTCACGATCCAAGCCTTGTGCACAGAGGGGGGGCTGCTCGCGAAGAATCAGGTCGCGAACCTGAGCATCCCCAAGCTCATAGGGGTCATCTCGTGGCTCTTCAGTGACTTACTCAATCATGCCGGTCATAGCAAGCGCACCTACACTAACCTTTGCCCCAGAAAGCATGTCCTCTCACACCCTCTGCCTGGTAATGCGGAAGCCCCTCCCTTCCACCATCCAATTCATGGCCGACTTGCGACCTGCCTTCAGTCAGCGACCACGTTTTACTGCGCCCCATCCCGGCACGGTTCCCTTAGCGCCATTGACAGCAGAAGACTGCACTTGGCTCGTGAAGCTAGTCCTGATCCCCAACGATGGATCCAACCCTATGGCCTGCCAATTACGCAGCCCGGGTCTAGATCATTCATCATCCAAGCAGTATTTATTCCTGAGTATCCTCCGAGCCACCGTAGTTCCGCCACGATAAAATTCACCCACCCTCGCCCTCCATTATATACCTAAGATTCCTAAATTCGGCCACACACTCCGGAACACCTTCCGACAGATCGTCAAAGAAGAATTCCCTATGAAATAAATCTGGCCACATGAACACCCCATCAAACCGCTTCTCAATGCGCCATTCTTTCGGCATGGACCCATCAATAACATCAAATATGCCGATTGGCGCAGAAGTCAGATTCCCATAGTCATCGATTACCTTGCAGACGAGCGTCCCGCCCCTGTAAATGCTCGACTCCCTATGGAGACTAAGTCCGAATACCGTGTACTCATTCCCAGCACCCAGGAACAGCGTCGACTTTACTCTCCCTTCCGCGCCAAGCCCGGCAAGAATATCAACCCAATTGCTGACGACTTTTACTCGCATCAGTCTATCTCCCTTCTTCAATCAACTTTGTTTTTGGCTCAACGACTTGTCCGGTCGCCTGATTCTGATATGCATGAGTAGAGAATTGCTGCCCATCTGGCGCCTTGTGCGACGAGCTTGATACCTTGACCCAATCAGAGGCACTTCCTCCATGAACAGCACTGAGGCGCGGCGAATCCCGCAAAAGAACTCCACTCTGCCCGCCAGCGATGACCTCTCCCTTTCCTGACATCAGCTCGCCAAGCTGCTGCTCACTACCAAGCTGTTTACTCAGCTTCACGCCACTTGCAGCTCGGTCAACTCCTTTTATCAGCTTTGCGGCACCATCACCAAGTGGACCGGCCACACCCAACATAGCGGCCCCGATACTGACAAGCGAGGGATTGTTATAGGCATCAACAAAACCCTTCGCATCGCCAAATATCGGCATAAAGTCAACCATTACTCCCACTTGCTCCTTAGTAAGAGTTGTGCCACTGGTATTCATCCCATACTTCAGCTCGGCCCGGTACATTGCCGAGTAGGCTGCACCACTCTCCCGCCCATCCGGATCCGTGAACTTGTAGGGATTCCCATTGGCATACCGATACCGATTGAACTGCCCAACCGGCTGCTCATACGCCGTCACCGGGTCCACCGACAAGAACACCCCCAACTGCGGATCCATGTACCGCTGCTGCATCTGCACCAGCCCGGTCTCACCATCCATCACATGCCCGGTGTACCCAGGGCCATCCACCACCTTGCCGATCGGCGCGCCGTACGGCTCGTAATGAGTACGCTCGATCACGTTGCCGGAAGCATCCGTACTGGCAACCGGGCTTCCCAGCGCATCGGTGTGCAGGTAGGTGATCTTGGCGTCGGCGCCTGCGTAGTCCCGGCGAGCGATCAGGCTGCCGGCCAGATGAACGTACTCGCGCCCCAGCCCCTTGCGGCCATCACTCTGGAATACCAGCCGACCGTCCTGTGCGTACTGCGAAAGCACCACTCCCAGTCCTGGGGCGGAGGCAAGGATGCGGCGCCCCAGCGCGTCGTAGCGATAGGTCTCTTTACCAGTCACCTCGCGCAGTCGATTGCCGAAGTCGAAGCTGTGGTTGAGGCCATTCTTCAGCTTCAGGTTGCCCTGCACGTCATAGCTCAGGCCGATAAGCGTGTTGCCCACACCATCCCGCACATTGGTAAGGCGGTTGTGCGCGTCGTACCAGTAGCGATGGTCTTTGACACCCGGCAGCATCCAGCTGGTCAGGTTGTCCAGCGTGTCATAGCTGAACCGGTGCCAGGAATCACCGCCAAAGTTGTTGGAGCCTGCCGCGATCAGTCGATCCAGACCGTCATAGAGCATGTGCCGGTTGTAGAACGCTCCCAGTGCCAGGTCATAGATGTCGCTGACATTGCCGTTCCGATCAAATCGCGTATCAAAGTCGAGAACACCCGAATCGGTGGTCCGAGAAGGCAGTTGACGCTCGTTCTGCTGCATCGTGTGCACGATGCCGTTGCCATAGGTGAATTGCTTGATGCCGCCATTCGCGTAGTAGCGAACGTCGGTAGCGAAGTTCCCGACCCGTGTAGCCTGGCCCAGCGCATCCGGCGCGTAGTCGACCGTCAGCCCGCTCGGCCAGGTCTGCCCGGAAGGGTGGCCATTGGCGTTGTAGCTGTAGATGATGGGCCAATCGTTCCAATCAGGCTGAGACACCCTTTCCACTGTCAACAGGCGGCGCTTGTTGTAGAAATAGTGATTGGACGCCGTCGTGGCGCCAGAATCGTTCCGGACCAACAATCGCGACGGGAGCCCATCCGGCGTATACGTCCAACTCGTATTGCCGTTTCCGTCGGGGAACCGCAGATAGGTTGGCCGATTCCGCGCGTCATACTCGCGATAGACGGCGCGACCGCTGCTGCTGATGGCCTCGGTATTGCAGGTCAGTGGCGATGGAGAATCGACCCCGGATGCCGACCAGATCAGATTGCCGGCGCCGTCGTAATCCATCAGGGTGCTGCCGGTTTCCGGCTCGATCGTCTTGCACAGCTGCTGGCTGGGCGAATAGACATAGCGGCGAGCCACCGTCTGGCTGCCATTGGCATTGCCGCGGGCGATGATCAATGGCTTGTTGAAGACATCCCGGGCGATATTCATCACCGCCCCCTCCGGCATCTGGATCGACACCGGGTGCTCATAGGACGGCTCATCGAACATCTGGAACCGGGTCTGCGTCACCTGCCCCCTGGGGTTGGTCACGCGCATCTGCCCACCTGGCAGATACTCGGTGAGGGTGGACAGCAGACCATGTTCGCTGTCCTGCGAACTTGAGATCAGCCGCCCCAGGGC from the Stenotrophomonas maltophilia genome contains:
- a CDS encoding RHS repeat-associated core domain-containing protein, whose protein sequence is MDPQLGVFLSVDPVTAYDQPVGHFNRYRYANGNPYKFTDPEGRQSLPRSVYEIDWTKPETRQALREAVSMVADFRAVAVSSTATEADAMTTRKIPPFPVDEPTNDDDNPAFDLSTFQGCLKRIRDGEGSDGMLWPEENLSDGRRQSLARIDRAAVGMLTAVEMLHAASRCESTATPDRHLDEGVVEGLFFACRELAELVCREVRPS
- a CDS encoding RHS repeat domain-containing protein → MQGNLKLKNGLNHSFDFGNRLREVTGKETYRYDALGRRILAYSPTKGNVLSQYSQDGRLVFQRDERKGLWHEYVHLAGSLIARRDYGDAEAKITYLHTDALGSPVASTDASGNVIERTHYEPYGAPIGKVVDGPGYTGHVMDGETGLVQMQQRYMDPLLGMFLSVDPVTAHENPVGMFNRYRYAASNPYRFKDPDGRCYTSTGACMTEAEFEQAWKGEPSRVLNTIGSPLGTVADALNGDFKGMIVGAVMSRAPGGKSGVKAAGFFVRFGKGAESAESLAAQAVKAEKAGFPHGVSVKAQERVSAADRLKNRVADQAEAKSAFNTPQTGNNPNHHTVELPKPVTEKVAQKFNEVYK